One Roseimaritima multifibrata DNA window includes the following coding sequences:
- a CDS encoding DUF4272 domain-containing protein: protein MPTLIHAYSTLRQLPTASFDCLSSEYQDHTDPLLRQELHRLQQELTEDDPQAMTATRYAILRHLERTEHHACFSVDSAEDAALTEWAWESNAILRYPDNSYRDPAGKRLLDSATGNPDPTAQLPFPADARQRKSQTELLLRNRLIDVPAELPPIASEREVQFRDPTQVARRALAIFIVAVRAESLATGQPISVENLRSKAPEAFVALSPQESAFLAESTPSQQSVVNAAWRYESLFALQWALGMHAELPFADTICDVPTVAQIMLQIPHGDWIETARLRPTTEILDAIDFNQRLLWAAREANNNSQPAPAAIDGGVISERQHAFNWLIQFEEADWDDVDIPSF, encoded by the coding sequence ATGCCAACTTTGATCCACGCGTACAGCACCCTGCGTCAGTTACCAACCGCTAGTTTCGACTGCCTTTCCTCTGAATACCAAGACCACACGGACCCTTTGCTGAGGCAAGAACTTCACCGTCTGCAGCAGGAATTGACTGAAGACGATCCGCAGGCGATGACGGCGACGCGGTACGCGATCCTTCGCCATCTAGAGCGAACGGAACATCACGCATGCTTTTCCGTCGACTCGGCCGAAGATGCCGCGTTGACGGAATGGGCCTGGGAAAGCAACGCGATCTTGCGATACCCCGACAATTCGTATCGAGACCCTGCCGGCAAGCGATTGCTGGATTCGGCGACCGGAAACCCCGACCCCACCGCTCAGCTCCCCTTCCCTGCCGATGCCCGACAACGCAAGTCACAGACCGAACTGCTGCTCCGCAATCGGCTGATCGACGTTCCTGCAGAGCTTCCACCGATCGCGAGCGAACGCGAAGTTCAATTTAGAGATCCCACCCAGGTGGCGCGTCGAGCTTTAGCGATCTTCATCGTCGCGGTCCGAGCGGAATCGCTTGCCACCGGTCAACCGATTTCAGTCGAAAATCTCCGCAGCAAAGCTCCCGAGGCCTTTGTCGCACTCAGCCCCCAAGAGTCCGCGTTCTTAGCAGAATCAACGCCCAGCCAACAAAGCGTGGTCAATGCAGCGTGGCGTTACGAATCGCTCTTTGCATTGCAATGGGCGCTTGGCATGCATGCGGAACTTCCCTTTGCCGACACGATTTGCGACGTACCAACCGTCGCTCAGATCATGTTACAGATCCCGCACGGCGACTGGATCGAAACGGCTCGGTTACGTCCAACCACCGAAATTCTCGACGCGATCGACTTCAACCAAAGACTACTGTGGGCGGCTCGAGAAGCCAACAACAACAGCCAACCGGCTCCAGCAGCGATCGATGGCGGGGTGATCAGC
- a CDS encoding DUF1559 domain-containing protein: MRSHLNRDRAAFTLVELLVVIAIIGVLVGLLLPAVQAAREAARRMSCGNNLKQIALAMHNYHDTNLALPSVGFDYYGVNLDTHSWVARVLPFVEQQALYDTIDFNVRVNGGNSPLYRSTQLDMMSCPSENMVLGESNASPTWNHQRGSYAVNMGNTNYGQENPNNWDGVWTYNFGGAPFKVNAAHNFSIITDGLSNTLLLSEVPINQNATGWQGMYAATIYTSGAGFTTYLSPNTSASVDGGRRCWDPADFSPRRIPCHNGGDNWRSATFASMSLHPGGVQSALADGSVRFVSETINLQTWRDASTAQGGEVSSL, translated from the coding sequence ATGCGTTCTCATTTGAATCGGGATCGAGCGGCGTTCACGCTGGTCGAATTACTCGTTGTGATTGCGATCATCGGGGTTCTGGTCGGGCTGCTTTTGCCCGCCGTACAAGCGGCTCGTGAAGCGGCTCGGCGGATGTCCTGTGGCAACAATCTGAAGCAGATTGCTTTGGCGATGCACAATTACCACGACACCAACCTAGCCCTTCCTTCGGTTGGTTTCGATTATTACGGTGTGAACCTGGACACTCACTCCTGGGTAGCTCGGGTTTTGCCGTTTGTCGAGCAGCAGGCGCTATACGATACGATCGACTTCAATGTGCGCGTTAATGGCGGGAATTCGCCTCTCTATCGTTCGACGCAGCTGGATATGATGTCGTGCCCCTCGGAGAATATGGTATTGGGGGAATCGAATGCCTCGCCGACTTGGAATCATCAGCGTGGTAGTTACGCGGTGAATATGGGGAATACCAATTACGGTCAAGAAAACCCCAATAACTGGGATGGAGTCTGGACCTACAACTTTGGTGGAGCTCCATTTAAGGTAAACGCAGCCCATAACTTTTCGATCATTACGGATGGTTTGAGCAATACTTTGCTGCTCAGCGAGGTCCCTATCAACCAGAATGCAACCGGTTGGCAAGGGATGTATGCCGCGACGATTTACACTTCTGGTGCTGGGTTTACGACCTACCTGTCGCCCAATACGTCGGCCTCGGTTGACGGGGGACGGCGATGTTGGGATCCGGCTGATTTCAGCCCGCGGCGAATCCCTTGCCACAACGGTGGAGACAACTGGCGCTCGGCGACCTTTGCTTCGATGAGTCTCCATCCTGGTGGTGTGCAGTCGGCTTTGGCTGATGGTTCGGTCCGTTTCGTTTCCGAAACGATCAACCTGCAGACTTGGCGTGATGCTTCGACCGCACAGGGTGGCGAAGTCAGTTCGCTCTAA
- a CDS encoding DUF7133 domain-containing protein yields the protein MPTHAIGYLLSLLTCLLLPAKLFADSPQAATTQIGDIQFTVAPGLKIEKVSTDDLTTWPIVIDWDREGNLVIAESGGVSKPIAEHNALGLHKIIRLKDVDGDGQFDTRQIVADNMPFPEGVLCLGDDILVAAPPQIWRLSDKDGDGVCEERSIWFDGKTLTGCANDLHGPFLGPDGWVYWCKAAFAEQEHELLDGRTFTSSASHIYRRKLSGGPVEAIFTGGMDNVVEVAFLPNGDSFFTSTFLEYPHDGLRDGIAHAVFGGLYGKQNAVLAGHARTGGLMPILSQLGPAAPSGLATLTTNQLFPNDTSATPQPTLVAALFNLQKVTAHQLSPLGASYRSKDIDLVVADRVDFHPTDVLEDSDGSLLIVDTGGWYGLCCPTSRIDQTTATGGIYRLSPAGDAPAQSAKQIADRSPIDWAKQSAGDLVQLSFDGQPWVRREANRNLSQNPSSEAIDAFATILNDSNSPLTQRQSAAWSLCQLGTPQALDVLSKQIAADDPSLQQIACHAVGLHRYQPATTALLQQLKTESEIDPIEDQASVIRSLAEALGHVGDSAAQSQLLVTLDKSANDRFLEHALIHAMLEIERRSEAGNLLQQATSDAQYRAALFVVAQTAAANALHPDTFFTAFTRNDKRLHSTAASFLAEHPEWASQSTDSLDKLFASLATTDAEPTRNQLAETLQEILGAWKYEASLQAWVQEKLLSSESLSPFQATFLATSIASFSPPTLPDGWVPALSQWLTAASPEIRQALIANLTKIKVSSGPSATLAKTIESLANDTDQEADRLTLLSAMPPNSLLQSQDLESQVVSAFLSDDERQNLLAAAVIARLRLSPSNTERLTDHLHSIPSSQLSAVIETIHRSGNDAAKQKTLETIASVPAARGLPDTFLVNLYRSASPELREQASKTANELKRPPADIETAVRDQMKKLKPGDAIKGLQVFRSSKAGCSSCHRIGYVGKELGPDLSRIGGSRTAEAILTAILFPSARLEQSYHTTQVLTVDGQLHSGLVQHSTAQEIKLQIDAQKTVTIPRDEIEETQPGKVSIMPAGIGEQLTIEELSDLMTFLKSTQ from the coding sequence ATGCCGACTCATGCAATTGGCTACCTACTAAGCCTGCTGACCTGCCTGCTACTTCCTGCCAAACTTTTTGCGGATTCTCCACAGGCGGCAACAACCCAAATTGGCGACATTCAGTTCACGGTCGCTCCGGGTTTAAAAATCGAAAAGGTTTCGACGGACGATCTAACCACCTGGCCAATCGTGATCGACTGGGACCGCGAGGGAAACCTTGTCATCGCCGAATCAGGAGGAGTCAGTAAACCGATCGCGGAGCATAACGCACTTGGCTTGCACAAGATCATCCGCTTAAAAGACGTGGACGGCGACGGCCAATTCGATACTCGTCAAATCGTCGCGGACAACATGCCGTTTCCCGAAGGTGTGTTATGCCTGGGCGACGACATCCTGGTCGCGGCCCCACCGCAAATCTGGCGACTATCGGACAAAGATGGCGATGGCGTTTGCGAAGAACGCAGCATCTGGTTTGACGGCAAAACACTCACCGGATGCGCAAACGATTTGCATGGCCCATTCCTTGGTCCCGATGGCTGGGTTTATTGGTGCAAGGCCGCGTTTGCTGAACAAGAACATGAACTACTCGATGGGCGGACCTTCACGTCATCGGCTTCCCATATCTATCGCAGAAAGCTGTCGGGTGGACCTGTCGAAGCGATTTTCACCGGCGGTATGGACAATGTGGTCGAAGTCGCTTTTCTACCCAACGGGGACTCGTTCTTCACAAGTACCTTCCTCGAATATCCTCATGACGGACTGCGGGACGGAATCGCCCACGCGGTCTTTGGTGGTTTGTACGGGAAACAAAATGCGGTCCTCGCTGGACATGCACGAACCGGAGGGCTGATGCCGATCCTGTCGCAGCTTGGACCTGCTGCCCCCAGCGGACTCGCAACCTTAACAACCAACCAGCTGTTTCCTAACGACACTTCTGCAACTCCACAGCCAACCCTTGTAGCGGCATTATTCAACCTCCAAAAAGTAACCGCTCATCAGCTCTCGCCTTTGGGTGCCAGTTACCGTTCCAAAGATATCGACCTGGTGGTTGCCGACCGAGTCGACTTCCATCCGACGGATGTCCTAGAGGACAGCGATGGCAGTTTGCTGATCGTCGACACCGGCGGCTGGTATGGGCTCTGCTGCCCCACATCACGAATCGACCAAACGACAGCAACCGGAGGCATTTACCGTCTCTCACCAGCGGGTGATGCTCCCGCACAGTCTGCGAAACAAATAGCCGATCGCTCGCCGATCGACTGGGCCAAGCAATCCGCCGGCGATCTAGTGCAGCTTAGCTTTGACGGTCAACCTTGGGTTCGACGTGAAGCGAATCGCAACCTATCGCAAAACCCCTCCAGCGAAGCGATCGATGCTTTTGCCACCATCCTCAATGATTCGAACAGTCCGCTAACCCAACGTCAGTCGGCCGCTTGGTCTCTCTGCCAACTAGGCACTCCGCAAGCCCTTGACGTCCTAAGCAAACAGATCGCTGCCGACGATCCTTCGCTACAACAGATCGCATGCCATGCGGTCGGCCTGCATCGATACCAACCGGCAACGACCGCTTTGCTTCAACAACTGAAAACAGAAAGCGAAATCGATCCAATCGAAGACCAAGCGTCCGTCATTCGCTCCCTTGCCGAAGCCCTCGGGCACGTTGGCGATTCAGCCGCACAGTCTCAACTTCTTGTCACGCTAGACAAATCCGCAAACGACCGATTTCTTGAACACGCATTGATCCATGCGATGCTGGAAATTGAACGGCGAAGCGAAGCCGGCAACCTGCTTCAACAGGCCACAAGCGATGCCCAGTATCGTGCGGCTCTTTTTGTGGTGGCTCAAACGGCCGCTGCAAATGCATTGCACCCCGACACTTTCTTTACCGCTTTTACTCGCAACGACAAACGCCTGCATTCGACGGCCGCCTCATTCCTGGCCGAGCATCCCGAATGGGCAAGCCAATCAACCGACTCGCTAGACAAACTATTTGCCAGCCTAGCGACAACGGATGCAGAACCCACACGCAACCAATTGGCCGAAACCCTTCAAGAAATCTTGGGAGCCTGGAAATATGAAGCCAGCCTTCAAGCGTGGGTACAAGAAAAACTGTTGTCATCAGAGAGCCTTTCTCCCTTCCAAGCGACCTTCTTGGCGACCTCGATCGCCTCGTTCTCTCCTCCCACTCTGCCCGACGGATGGGTTCCCGCACTTTCCCAATGGCTGACCGCAGCCTCCCCTGAAATCCGGCAAGCGTTGATCGCCAACCTGACCAAAATCAAAGTTTCTAGCGGCCCCTCCGCAACCCTTGCCAAGACCATTGAATCATTGGCAAATGACACCGACCAAGAAGCGGACAGACTTACCCTCCTTTCGGCGATGCCGCCCAACAGCCTGCTCCAGTCCCAAGATCTGGAATCGCAGGTCGTGAGTGCATTCTTAAGCGACGATGAACGTCAGAACCTTCTGGCAGCGGCGGTGATCGCACGTCTCCGATTGTCGCCGTCCAACACCGAAAGGCTGACCGACCACCTGCACTCGATCCCTTCCAGCCAATTGAGCGCTGTGATTGAAACCATTCACCGCAGTGGCAACGACGCGGCCAAGCAGAAGACTCTGGAAACCATCGCCAGCGTGCCAGCGGCTCGAGGCCTTCCCGATACTTTCCTGGTTAACCTATATCGTTCCGCCTCCCCCGAACTGCGTGAACAAGCCAGCAAGACCGCCAACGAACTGAAGCGACCACCTGCCGACATCGAAACCGCGGTCCGCGACCAAATGAAAAAACTAAAACCGGGCGATGCCATCAAAGGCTTGCAAGTCTTTCGGAGCAGCAAAGCCGGTTGCAGCAGCTGCCACCGAATCGGCTATGTTGGCAAAGAACTAGGCCCCGATCTATCGCGAATCGGCGGCAGCCGAACCGCCGAAGCGATCCTGACGGCAATCTTGTTCCCCAGCGCTCGGCTTGAGCAAAGCTACCACACAACCCAAGTCCTAACCGTCGACGGCCAGCTTCACAGCGGATTGGTGCAACATTCGACGGCTCAGGAAATCAAGCTGCAGATCGACGCCCAGAAAACCGTGACCATTCCTCGGGATGAAATCGAAGAAACCCAACCGGGAAAAGTCTCGATCATGCCTGCAGGAATTGGCGAGCAATTGACGATTGAGGAATTATCGGATCTGATGACGTTCCTGAAATCGACCCAATAG
- the holA gene encoding DNA polymerase III subunit delta, with the protein MATLHAFDLLAKVNADTGTLPDEVTETLPEVILLVGSDSTLRTWCRPLLTGDADITEAEGESAMWPDLRDDLSTASLFAFGERRSVVIRGGDAFVKRYRAELETYAAEPSSAGRLVMELDTLASNTRLYKAASKKGWIIECKPPVIKAGRSTRPDVQRLRTFLMEFVAPRHRCQINQSATDRLIELIGDDVGLLDTEIAKLAVHLPVNGKINEALVIDIVAGWKGKTMWDIIEAAASGNTAEALQHVDRLLTSGQRPIALLPQLAWSLRRLGMATAAVDAAEQQGRKISLTEAFKTSGFRGSPQDMQQAERQLKQIGRHRGRQILPWLLEADLRLKGSHSVEGRDRWVLEELFLKFAREAN; encoded by the coding sequence ATGGCGACCCTTCACGCTTTTGATCTCCTTGCGAAAGTCAACGCGGACACCGGAACGCTTCCTGACGAAGTGACGGAAACGTTGCCGGAAGTGATCCTTCTTGTTGGAAGCGATTCGACTCTCCGCACTTGGTGCCGCCCGCTGCTTACCGGCGATGCAGACATCACCGAGGCCGAAGGTGAATCGGCGATGTGGCCCGATTTGCGAGACGATCTTTCGACCGCGTCACTCTTCGCATTCGGCGAACGTCGCTCCGTCGTGATTCGTGGCGGAGACGCTTTTGTGAAACGCTACCGAGCGGAACTGGAGACCTATGCCGCCGAACCAAGCTCGGCCGGCCGCTTGGTAATGGAACTGGATACGCTCGCTTCCAATACTCGGCTGTACAAAGCGGCCTCAAAGAAGGGATGGATCATCGAGTGCAAACCTCCCGTCATCAAAGCGGGGCGTTCGACGCGGCCGGACGTACAACGCTTGCGCACGTTCTTGATGGAATTCGTGGCACCTCGACATCGCTGTCAAATCAACCAAAGCGCGACCGACCGCTTGATCGAACTGATCGGGGATGATGTCGGCCTGCTTGATACCGAAATTGCCAAACTGGCCGTCCACCTACCGGTCAACGGTAAAATTAACGAAGCCCTGGTCATCGACATTGTCGCAGGCTGGAAGGGCAAAACGATGTGGGACATCATCGAAGCCGCCGCATCCGGAAACACCGCAGAAGCGCTCCAGCATGTCGATCGTTTACTGACCAGCGGACAACGACCGATCGCCTTGCTTCCACAACTTGCCTGGTCGCTGCGACGTCTGGGAATGGCGACCGCCGCCGTCGATGCGGCCGAACAGCAGGGCCGAAAAATCAGCCTGACCGAGGCCTTTAAAACATCCGGCTTCCGAGGCTCGCCGCAAGACATGCAACAGGCCGAACGACAATTAAAGCAAATAGGACGGCATCGAGGGCGACAAATCCTTCCCTGGCTGCTGGAAGCCGACCTCCGGCTGAAGGGAAGCCACAGCGTCGAAGGACGAGACCGCTGGGTCCTGGAAGAACTGTTCTTAAAATTTGCTCGCGAAGCAAACTAA